CGTTGACGGCGACAGGGAGCGTCATTTCTTCGCCGTTGCGCACAAAAGATATGTCGGCCGAAGCTCCCATGTGCGAGCCGAGGGCAGCGGTGAAGTCGGTGTAGTCGGGTGTGGCTGTTCCGTTCACGGCAATGATGCTGTCGCCCTCCTGCATGCCGGCTTTGGCGGCCCCGTAACCGGCGACGGCATTCTGGACAACCACCGGCATGCGGCAGCTGGCAAAACGCTGGTTGGCGCCGATGAGTTGCAACATGAGGTCGTCGGGGAGGGTGAGTTTCACCACTTCACCGTTGCGCATGACTTCTACTTCGTGGGCTTCGGCCATGGCGCGGATTGTCTCGCCCGAGAAATCATACAGGGTCTTTCCGTCGGCGGTCAAGGGAATGTCGCCGTCACGAAATCCGGCGTTTTGCGCCACTTCGCCATAGACGATTCCGTTGCCGATGTTTTTGATGGGAAGTACCGTTTCGCCCCACACAAAGGCAATCATGGCATAGATGACGAGCGCGAGCAGGAAATTGTTGATGACGCCGGCCGTCATGATGAGCAACCGTTGCCAGGCCGGTTTGGAGCGGAATTCCCAAGGCTGTTCGGGTTGAGCCATCTGCTCCTTGTCCATCGATTCGTCGATCATGCCGGCGATTTTTACATATCCGCCCAGAGGCAGCCAACCGATGCCATATTCGGTGTCGCTGTTTTTGGGCTTGTATTTGAACAGGGAAAACCACGGGTCGAAAAAGAGATAGAATTTCTCGACTCTCACCTTGAAGAGTCTCGAAAAAAAGAAGTGTCCCAATTCGTGGATAAAGACCAGAATCGAGAGGCTGAGCATGAGTTGTGCGGCTTTTATCAGAAAAGTTTCCATAAGTCGGCGGTAAAGTATAAAATCAGAATTTTTGAGAAATCAAATCCATTCCCTGGTACGGCGACGGGCTTCGGCATCGGTGGCGACATAATCGTCGTAAGTGGGGGTGGCGACAAATGCCACTTCGTCCATGGCCCGGGCGATGAGGCGGGGCATGTCGGTGAAGGCGATGCGGTCGTGCAGGAACGCCTCCACGACGATTTCATTGGCGGCATTCATGATGCAGGGCATGTTGCCGCCTTGGCGCATGGCCTCGTAGGCGTAACCGAGAAGGGGAAACCTGTCGGTGTCGGGGCGTTCGAAGGTGAGCGACATGTAATGTTCGAGTCGGGGTTTGGGGTCGGAGCTGGGCAGCCGGTGCGGATAAGCAAAAGCGTATTGTATGGGGAGCTTCATGTTGGGAAGCCCCAGTTGCGCTTTGATGGCTCCGTCCTGGAATTGCACCATGGAGTGCACAATCGACTGGGGGTGTACGGCTACCTCGATTTGGTCGGGAGTGACATTGAACAGCCATTGGGCTTCGATGACCTCAAAGCCTTTGTTCATCATCGAGGCGGAGTCGATGGTGATTTTGGCGCCCATTTTCCAGTTGGGGTGTTTGAGCGCTTCGTTTTTGGTGACATGTTTCAATTCTTCGGCCGATAAGGTGCGGAACGGGCCGCCCGATGCCGTGAGAATGATTTTCTCGATGGCGTTGTCGTTTTCACCGGCCAGGCATTGGAAAATGGCCGAGTGCTCCGAGTCGACGGGGATAATGGGCACTCTGTTTTCAAGCGCCAGGCGGGTGATGAGTTCCCCGGCCACGACCAGTGTCTCTTTGTTGGCCAGGGCGATGGCTTTCCCCGCTTTGATGGCTCGTATGGTGGGGTAGAGGCCGGCATATCCCATCATGGCGGTGAGCACCATGTCGATGGGTTGGGCTTCGACGATTTGGGCGATGGCATCGCTTCCCGCGAAGGTCTTTATCGGGAGGTCGCTCAGGGCCTCTTTCAGTTTGGGGTAGAGGGTTTCGTCGGCAATGACGACGGCCTCGGGCGAGAAGCGGCGAGCTTGTTCTATCAGTAGGTCGACATTGTGGTTTGCCGTGAGGGCGTAAACTTCAAAAAGGTCGGCGTGTTCGGCGATGACTTGCAGAGCCTGTGTCCCGATGGAGCCGGTCGAGCCCAATATGGCCAGTTGTCTTTTTGTTCCCATAGAAAAGGTGCGCTGTCAGAAATGAATATATTCCGATGGATTCAAGGGCACGCCCTGGTGCCAAAGTTGAAATTCGACATACGGGCGTATCTTCCCTTCGATAAGATTCCCCGATATGGCGATGTTTTCGCCCTCGGAGACTTTTTGCCCGACCGATTTCAGCAGTCGGTCGTTGCATCGGTATATCGATATGTAGTTGTTGTTGTGTTGCACTTCGATGACATATCCCTCTTCTGCGGTGAAATAGGTGGCGATGACCGTCCCGTCGAGTACCGCCGCCACGGGCGACTGGCGAGGCGGGGTGATGCGTATGCCGAAGATGCGGCGTTGGGGATTGTATGTCTGGGTCACCCGGCCCTTCACCGGCGGATAGAATATGAGGTTGTCGGCTACGTTTTGGTTAAACACATCGAGCGTGTATTTCCCCTCTTCGGCATATTTGCGCAGGAATGAGTTGGTGGCGTTGGAAGCCGGCAGGAGCGAGTCGATGGAGTAGGTTTGCAGCGTTTGCTCGCTGTTGATGTCGATGGAGTCGAGGGGAATATTGCCCGAAAAAATGTTGGCGAGATTGTCGAGATAGGCTTTGTTGATGTTGACAATGCGGGTCAGCGAGTCGACGGCAAGGGCGTTGTCGACGATTTGGCTCCGCATTTCGGGGCTCACATACCCCGGTAAGGTGCGACGCAGCGGGGTGCGGGTGATGAGGTAGATGGTGAGTGCTCCGATAATTAGCACGGCGATGAGCATCGATAGAATCACCGTCAGTCGCGAAATGCGAAACATCAGGACCTGCTCCAACGTGTGCTCGTTGAAGATGGTGAGTTTGTAGGAAAACCGGAGCTTTTTCCACACCGATTTTATTTTGTTGCCTGTCTGCATATGTTACCTGTTGCGGTGTTGTTCGTGCATTATATGCAAGAAAACTATCCTAATTTGCAAAGTTAATAAATATTCGCGATACCCTGCGGCTCTCTTCCTATTTTTAGAAAAGTTTTGATTTCCCCGCACTTTGCTGGCCGTTGCCGGCTTATTTTTTGCCGGCGGACGAACTTAATGCGCCCTTTTTCTGTTATATGCTTGCTTTCAATGCAGATTTCCCCTTCGCATTTCCCGGGAGAGGGGGTCTTCTCTTTTGTTTGTCCGGGAAGGGTAAATTTTTTTTATCAATCGTATGAAAACAAAAAAACATGTTTGGGGGGTGGGGGCAATGGTTGCTGCACTCCTGTTTTGGACAGGAACAAGTGCGACAGCACAAACCCTTGTCGTCGAGGAAGAAATCGTCGAGGTTCAACCCTTGCCCGGTACGCAGTATTACAGCGCCAAGGGGCCGAGAAGCAACTGGTTCATGTCGGTGGGTGCCGGTACGCAGACCTATGTCAAGTCGCTCCATCGCGGCAAGCAGCAATTTACGTTGGCTCTCGATGTGGCAGCCGGAAAGTGGATTACCCCTTATCTTGCCCTGCGTCTCGATTTCATGGGCGGTAGTGTCAAAAAAATGTGGCCCCGTGTAGGTGAACCGCAAGGTGCCCGTTATGTGGCTCTTTATGGCGACTTGATGTGGGACCTCACCAATGCTCTCGGCGGTTACGACCCCATGCGTATCGTGTCGTTCAGACCTTTTGCCGGTGTGGGTGCCATGTATACGTTCAAAAACGACATGGCCGGGCGTGATACCTACCTCTTCCCCGTGTCGGCCGGTATCAACATCAACTTCCGCCTTTGCCACTATGCCGACTTCTTTATCGAGGGCCGTGCCAACATGATGGGCAATAACTTCTCCGAGCAGTTTTGGGCAAGCCGCCGCATAGAGACGATTGTTTCGGCAGTTGCCGGTATCACCGTGAAATTCGGAAAAGAGCGTTTCAACTCTTACAATCCCTATGCCGAACAGGCTCTTGTCTCGGCCATGAACCAGCGCATCAATGATTTGCGCGAGGAACTCGAAGATTGTGAGAGTCGTCCCTTGCCTCCTCCCGAGAAAGTCGTCGTTTATAAAACGGCCCCCGCACCCGTCGACACCACGCCCAAATGCCAGGGAAAACTTATGTCGGTGGTGCGTTTCTCCATCAACAGTGCCGAGATAGCTCCTGTCGAGATGGTCAACATCTACAACGTGGCTCAGTACATGAAGGCAAATAAGAGCTGCACCTTGGTCGTTACCGGCTATGCCGATGAGAAAACCGGTACGCCGGCCTACAACAAGCAGTTGAGTCAGAAACGGGCACAGGCGGTGATGGACACACTCATCAAGCAGTACAACATACCGGCCGGTCGCATCGAGATGGTGGCCGGTGGCAGCACCAGCCAACCCTATCCGCAGGATAACAGTTGGAATCGCATCGTGCTTTTCTCGACCAAGTAAAATCCAGTTCTGATTGGACCTTTTTCGTTTACCGGTTGCGCACTGCCAATCACACGGCCGGTAGCGGATAAGGCAAAGGCCCTGCACGGTATGTACCGTGCAGGGCCTTTTGTCGGTGGGGGAGAGATTCTTTATTTCCCTTGGGCGATGTAGTCGGTAATCCACCGGCCCACTTCGGAGCATTTGTAGGCTTTCCCGTCGCCGCAGATGTCTTCGGTAACGACACCGGCTTCGAGCGAAGCGGCTACGGCACGGCGTATGGCGGCACCCTCTTCCATGAGGCCGAAAGCATATTCAAACATCAGTGCGGCCGAGAGTATCGTGGCCACGGGGTTGGCGATGTCCTTGCCGGCGGCTTGGGGGTAGGAGCCGTGTATCGGCTCGAATACCGAGGTGTGTATGCCTATCGAGGCCGAGGGGAGCATGCCCAGCGAACCGGTGATGACCGAGGCTTCGTCGGTGAGAATGTCGCCGAACATGTTTTCGGTCACGATGACGTCGAAGCGGCTCGGGAACTGCACGAGCTGCATGGCCGCATTGTCGACAAACATGTATTCGGTCGTGATGTCGGCGTTTTCACGGGCGATTGCCTGGGCCACTTCGCGCCACAGACGCGAGGTGCAGAGCACGTTGGCTTTGTCGACCACCGTTACTTTCTGCCGGCGTTGGCGGGCATATTTGTAGGCGAGGCGCACGATACGCTCCACCTCTTCGCGGCTATACACGCAGGTATCGTAGGCCACGTTCCCGTCTTCGCTGCGTCCTTGCGGGCGACCGAAGTAGATGCCGCCGGTGAGTTCGCGTATGCACATGAGGTCGGTGCCTTCTACGATGTCGCGACGCAGGGGTGACTTGTGCAGGAGCGAAGCGAAGGTGGTGACGGGGCGTATGTTGGCATAGAGCCCCAGTTGCTTGCGCATGCCCAGCAACCCTTGCTCGGGACGTACTTTGGCCGAGGGGTTGTTGTCATACTTGGGGTCGCCGATGGCACCGAACAATACCGCGTCGGATTCCATGCACAGTTTGTGAGTCTCTTCGGGGTAGGGATTCCCGCAACGGTCGATGGCACAGGCCCCCACCAAGGCGTGTTGGTGTGAAAGTTCATGGCCGAAGCGTTTGCACACGGCTTCGGTGACTTGCAGGGCTTGTCCCACGATTTCGGGTCCGATGCCGTCGCCCGGCAGTACAGCGATTTTCAATTTCATATGCAGATGTTTTTTTGATGATTGTTACATTTCTTCGATTTGGTTCAGCATTTTCACCGTGGCCTGTATGGCCGCTTCGGTTTGGTCGGCGTCGAGGCCGCGGGTCTTGAACGTGTGGTCGTGGTAGTTCCAGGTGATGACGGTTTGCACGAAAGCGTCGGTACGGCCTCCCGGGGGAATGTCGACCGTGTAGTTGGTGAGCATCGGGAATTCGCGTCCCAGCTGTTGCTTGTAGATGATGCGCACGGCCTTTACGAAGGCGTCGTACTGGCCATCGCCCGTTGCCGTCTGTTCATACTGTTTGCCGTGTATCTCTATTTTCACCACGGCTACCGGGTGCAGCCCTTGTGCCAACGCCAGCGAATAATTGAGCAGCCTGATTTTCTGGTCTTCGATGTTGTGTTTCAGAACGTCGGAGATGATATAGGGCAGGTCGTCTTGCGTGACTTGTTCTTTTTTGTCGCCGAGGGCGATGATGCGGTCGGTGACTTTGCGCATCGATTCCTCATCGAGTTCGATGCCCAGCGCTTCGAGGTTTTTCTGAATGTTGGCCTTTCCCGAGGTTTTTCCCAGGGCATATTCCCGGGTGCGGCCGAAGCGTTCGGGCAGCAGGTCGTTGTAGTAGAGGTTGCTCTTGCTGTCGCCGTCGGCATGTACGCCGGCGCATTGGGTGAAGACATACTCTCCGATGACCGGTTTGTTGGCGGGAATGCGCACGCCGGAGTATGACTCGACCACGCGGCTTACCTGGTTTATTTTCCGCTCGTCGATGCCCGTTTGGCATTTCAGCTGGTCGTGCAGGACCGCCAGCACACTCGAAAGCGGAGCATTGCCGGCGCGTTCACCCAGCCCGTTGATGGTGCAGTGTACGCCCTGTATGCCGGCTTTCACGGCCGAGTAGACGTTGGCGATGGCCAGGTCGTAGTCGTTGTGCCCGTGGAAGTCGAAGCGGCAGCCGGGGTAGCGTTCCAGCATGGTCGTGCAGAACTCGAAACACTGGTAGGGGTTGAGAATGCCCAGCGTGTCGGGCAGCATGAAGTGCTCTATCTCTTCGCCGTGCAAGGCGTCCATAAGTTGGTAGACATACTCGGGCGAGTGTATCATGCCGTTCGACCAGTCTTCGAGGTAGATGTTTACCTGCATGCCGTTTTCCCGAGCCAAGGCGATTTCGGCCATGATGTCGGCGATGTGTTCTTCGGGGCTTTTCTTCAATTGTTCGCGGCAGTGGCGCAGCGAGCCTTTGCAGAGCAGGTTAATGATTTTCCCGCCGGCCTCTTTGATCCAGCGTATCGATATGCCCTTGTCGATGAATCCGAGGATTTCGACGCGGTTGAGAAAATCCTGCTTGTTGGCCCATGCGCATACCTGTTTCACCGACTGGAATTCTCCCTCTGATACGCGTGCCGACGCTATCTCTATGCGGTCGACGTGCAACTCCGAGAGCAGCAGGCGGGCGATACTCAGTTTCTCCTGCGGGGCAAACGAGACGCCCGATGTCTGCTCGCCGTCGCGCAGGGTGGTATCCAATATCTCTATACGCATGGAATCAATGGTTGTGGTTCTGTTCCCATGATTCGGTCTCGGCTTTTTGGCTCAACAGGTAGTCGATGTCGTCGAGACCGTTCATGAGGCAGTGTTTCTTGTAGGCGTTGATTTCAAAATGTTCGCTCCGTCCCGTGGTTTTGTTGGTGATGGTCTGAGCGGGCAGGTTCACTTCGACCTCGGTTTTCGGGTTGGCAAAAATCGAGTCGAACAACTCTTTCAGGAACGGCTCACTCACCACGACAGGCAATACGAAGTTGTTGAGTTCGTTGTTCTTGTGTATGTCGGCAAAGAAGCTCGAAACCACGACGCGGAACCCGTAATCGGCAATGGCCCAGGCCGCATGTTCGCGGCTCGACCCTGACCCGAAGTTTTTCCCGGCGACCAATATCTCTCCGCCGTATGTGGGGTTGTTGAGTACGAAATTTTTATTGACCGAACCGTCGGGATTGTAACGCCAGTCCCGGAAAAGATTCTCCCCGAATCCTTCTCGGGTGGTTGCTTTGAGAAAACGGGCCGGAATGATTTGGTCGGTATCTACGTTTTCGAGGGGGAGGGGTACGCAGGTACTTGTCAGTATATCGAATTTCTGTTTCATAGTCGTTTGCTTTTGTTGTTTACATCAACGTTCTGGGGTCGGTGATTACGCCGGTTACGGCAGCGGCGGCGGCTACCAGCGGGCTGGCCAGCAGGGTGCGTGAGCCGGGGCCTTGGCGGCCTTCGAAGTTGCGGTTGCTGGTCGACACGGCATATTTGCCGGCCGGCACCTTGTCGTCGTTCATGGCCAGGCAGGCCGAGCAGCCCGGTTGACGTATCTCGAATCCGGCCTCTTGCAGCACCTTGTCGATACCCTCTTCGCGTATCTGCGCGTCGACCAGCCACGAGCCGGGTACCAGCCAAGCCACGATGTGGTCGGCCTTTTTCCGGCCTTTGACCAGCGAGGCGAAGGCGCGGAAGTCTTCGATGCGGCCGTTGGTGCAGGCACCGAGGAATACATAGTCGACTTTTTTCCCGAGCAGCGGTTCACCCGGTTTGAAGCCCATATATTGCATCGATTTCTCGAACGAACTTTTTTCTACCTCGCTCATGCCTTCGGTGGTGGGTATATGGGCGGTGATGGCTGTCCCCATGCCGGGATTGGTGCCGTAGGTAATCATGGGCTCGATGTCGGCGGCGGCGTAGCGCAGCTCTTTGTCGAATGTCGCATCGTCGTCGCTTTTGAGCGTTTTCCAGTAGGCGACCGCCTTGTCCCAAGCCTCGCCCTGCGGGGCATATTCGCGACCCTTGATATAGGCGAAGGTGGTCTCGTCGGGAGCTATCATGCCGCCCCGGGCGCCCATTTCGATACTCAGGTTGCACAAGGTGAGGCGACCCTCCATCGAGAGGTTGCGCACGGCTTCACCGGCATATTCGATAAAGTAGCCCGTCGCACCGCTGGTGGTGATTTTCGACATCAGGTACAGCGCCATGTCCTTGGCCGTGACGCCTTTGCCCAAAGTGCCGTCGATGGTGATGCGCATGGTCTTGGGGCGCGATTGCAGGATACACTGTGTGGCCAGTACCATTTCGACTTCGCTGGTGCCGATGCCGAATGCGATGGCACCCATTGCCCCGTGGGTCGAGGTGTGTGAGTCGCCGCACACGATGGTCATGCCCGGGAGGGTGAGCCCGCGTTCGGGACCGACGACATGTATGATGCCGTTCCGGGGGGTGAGCATGCCGAAGTGGGTGAGGCCGAACTCCTCGGCATTGCGGGCCAGCGTATCGACCTGCTTGCGGGAAACCGGGTCTTCGATGGGCTTGTCCTGGTCGTGGGTGGGCGTGTTGTGGTCGGGCATGCAGAATATCTGCCCGGGGCGGAAACATTTCAGCCCCCGCGCACGCAGCCCGTCGAAAGCCTGCGGGCTGGTTACCTCATGGCAATAGAGCCGGTCGATATAGAGTTGGGTCGGCCCGTCTTCGATTTTCTGTACGACGTGGGCGTCCCATATTTTGTCGAAAAGTGTGTTCATAGCGTATGTTGTTTTTTTGAAGTCGGATTAATGTACAAATTTGTTGATGGCGTCGATAAAGGCTTCGACCGAGGCCGCGATGATGTCGGTGTTGGCCGCAAACCCGTTGTAGTGCACGCCGTCATAAGCTACGGCCATGTGCACCTTGCCCACGTCGTCACTGCCTTTGGTGATGGCTTGAATAAGGAACTCCTGAATCGTCATTTGGCGGTGAATGATTTGTTTCACGGCTTTGATGGCCGCATCGACCGGGCCGTTGCCGGTGGCTGCCGCCTCGAAATGTTCTCCGGCGATGCGCAGCCCCACGCTGGCCACCGAACGCACGCCGACGCCCGACGTCACTTGCAGGTAGTCGAGCGTGATGCGGGCATTTTCCGAACGGGCCTTACCTACGAGCATGAGCAGGTCGTCGTCGTTCAGGTCTTTTTTGCGGTCGGCCAGTTTCAAGAAATCCTCATAAGCCTTGTCGAGCCTCTCCTTGTCGAGTTCCACGCCCAAGATGTGCAGGCGGTGTTTCAGGGCGGCGCGGCCGCTGCGGGCGGTGAGTACAATCGAGTTCTCGTCGATGCCTACGTCGCGCGGGTCGATGATTTCGTAGTTCTCGCGGTTTTTGAGCACGCCGTCCTGGTGTATGCCCGACGAGTGGGCAAAGGCGTTGCGTCCCACGATGGCCTTGTTGGGTTGCACCGGCATGCTCATGAGGCTCGATACCAGCCGGCTGGTGCTGTAAATCTTTTGTGTGTTGATGTTGGTTTCGACGTCCAGCTCCTTGTGGCTCTTGAAAATCATGGCCACCTCTTCGAGCGAAGTGTTGCCGGCGCGTTCGCCGATGCCGTTGATGGTCACCT
The nucleotide sequence above comes from Candidatus Caccoplasma merdavium. Encoded proteins:
- a CDS encoding M23 family metallopeptidase, yielding MQTGNKIKSVWKKLRFSYKLTIFNEHTLEQVLMFRISRLTVILSMLIAVLIIGALTIYLITRTPLRRTLPGYVSPEMRSQIVDNALAVDSLTRIVNINKAYLDNLANIFSGNIPLDSIDINSEQTLQTYSIDSLLPASNATNSFLRKYAEEGKYTLDVFNQNVADNLIFYPPVKGRVTQTYNPQRRIFGIRITPPRQSPVAAVLDGTVIATYFTAEEGYVIEVQHNNNYISIYRCNDRLLKSVGQKVSEGENIAISGNLIEGKIRPYVEFQLWHQGVPLNPSEYIHF
- the leuD gene encoding 3-isopropylmalate dehydratase small subunit, which encodes MKQKFDILTSTCVPLPLENVDTDQIIPARFLKATTREGFGENLFRDWRYNPDGSVNKNFVLNNPTYGGEILVAGKNFGSGSSREHAAWAIADYGFRVVVSSFFADIHKNNELNNFVLPVVVSEPFLKELFDSIFANPKTEVEVNLPAQTITNKTTGRSEHFEINAYKKHCLMNGLDDIDYLLSQKAETESWEQNHNH
- the leuB gene encoding 3-isopropylmalate dehydrogenase, producing the protein MKLKIAVLPGDGIGPEIVGQALQVTEAVCKRFGHELSHQHALVGACAIDRCGNPYPEETHKLCMESDAVLFGAIGDPKYDNNPSAKVRPEQGLLGMRKQLGLYANIRPVTTFASLLHKSPLRRDIVEGTDLMCIRELTGGIYFGRPQGRSEDGNVAYDTCVYSREEVERIVRLAYKYARQRRQKVTVVDKANVLCTSRLWREVAQAIARENADITTEYMFVDNAAMQLVQFPSRFDVIVTENMFGDILTDEASVITGSLGMLPSASIGIHTSVFEPIHGSYPQAAGKDIANPVATILSAALMFEYAFGLMEEGAAIRRAVAASLEAGVVTEDICGDGKAYKCSEVGRWITDYIAQGK
- a CDS encoding 2-isopropylmalate synthase, with the protein product MRIEILDTTLRDGEQTSGVSFAPQEKLSIARLLLSELHVDRIEIASARVSEGEFQSVKQVCAWANKQDFLNRVEILGFIDKGISIRWIKEAGGKIINLLCKGSLRHCREQLKKSPEEHIADIMAEIALARENGMQVNIYLEDWSNGMIHSPEYVYQLMDALHGEEIEHFMLPDTLGILNPYQCFEFCTTMLERYPGCRFDFHGHNDYDLAIANVYSAVKAGIQGVHCTINGLGERAGNAPLSSVLAVLHDQLKCQTGIDERKINQVSRVVESYSGVRIPANKPVIGEYVFTQCAGVHADGDSKSNLYYNDLLPERFGRTREYALGKTSGKANIQKNLEALGIELDEESMRKVTDRIIALGDKKEQVTQDDLPYIISDVLKHNIEDQKIRLLNYSLALAQGLHPVAVVKIEIHGKQYEQTATGDGQYDAFVKAVRIIYKQQLGREFPMLTNYTVDIPPGGRTDAFVQTVITWNYHDHTFKTRGLDADQTEAAIQATVKMLNQIEEM
- a CDS encoding site-2 protease family protein, with amino-acid sequence METFLIKAAQLMLSLSILVFIHELGHFFFSRLFKVRVEKFYLFFDPWFSLFKYKPKNSDTEYGIGWLPLGGYVKIAGMIDESMDKEQMAQPEQPWEFRSKPAWQRLLIMTAGVINNFLLALVIYAMIAFVWGETVLPIKNIGNGIVYGEVAQNAGFRDGDIPLTADGKTLYDFSGETIRAMAEAHEVEVMRNGEVVKLTLPDDLMLQLIGANQRFASCRMPVVVQNAVAGYGAAKAGMQEGDSIIAVNGTATPDYTDFTAALGSHMGASADISFVRNGEEMTLPVAVN
- a CDS encoding 2-isopropylmalate synthase; protein product: MSEKLYIFDTTLRDGEQVPGCQLNTVEKIEVAKALEALGVDIIEAGFPVSSPGDFNSVVTISKAVTWPTICALTRANENDIKVAAEALQYAKHKRIHTGIGTSDYHIKYKFNSTREEIIERAVAAVKYAKKYVEDVEFYAEDAGRTDNEYLARVIEAVIKAGATVVNIPDTTGYCLPEEFGRKIRFLKENVKGIDKAIIATHCHNDLGMATANTISGILNGARQAEVTINGIGERAGNTSLEEVAMIFKSHKELDVETNINTQKIYSTSRLVSSLMSMPVQPNKAIVGRNAFAHSSGIHQDGVLKNRENYEIIDPRDVGIDENSIVLTARSGRAALKHRLHILGVELDKERLDKAYEDFLKLADRKKDLNDDDLLMLVGKARSENARITLDYLQVTSGVGVRSVASVGLRIAGEHFEAAATGNGPVDAAIKAVKQIIHRQMTIQEFLIQAITKGSDDVGKVHMAVAYDGVHYNGFAANTDIIAASVEAFIDAINKFVH
- the leuC gene encoding 3-isopropylmalate dehydratase large subunit, producing MNTLFDKIWDAHVVQKIEDGPTQLYIDRLYCHEVTSPQAFDGLRARGLKCFRPGQIFCMPDHNTPTHDQDKPIEDPVSRKQVDTLARNAEEFGLTHFGMLTPRNGIIHVVGPERGLTLPGMTIVCGDSHTSTHGAMGAIAFGIGTSEVEMVLATQCILQSRPKTMRITIDGTLGKGVTAKDMALYLMSKITTSGATGYFIEYAGEAVRNLSMEGRLTLCNLSIEMGARGGMIAPDETTFAYIKGREYAPQGEAWDKAVAYWKTLKSDDDATFDKELRYAAADIEPMITYGTNPGMGTAITAHIPTTEGMSEVEKSSFEKSMQYMGFKPGEPLLGKKVDYVFLGACTNGRIEDFRAFASLVKGRKKADHIVAWLVPGSWLVDAQIREEGIDKVLQEAGFEIRQPGCSACLAMNDDKVPAGKYAVSTSNRNFEGRQGPGSRTLLASPLVAAAAAVTGVITDPRTLM
- a CDS encoding 1-deoxy-D-xylulose-5-phosphate reductoisomerase, which produces MGTKRQLAILGSTGSIGTQALQVIAEHADLFEVYALTANHNVDLLIEQARRFSPEAVVIADETLYPKLKEALSDLPIKTFAGSDAIAQIVEAQPIDMVLTAMMGYAGLYPTIRAIKAGKAIALANKETLVVAGELITRLALENRVPIIPVDSEHSAIFQCLAGENDNAIEKIILTASGGPFRTLSAEELKHVTKNEALKHPNWKMGAKITIDSASMMNKGFEVIEAQWLFNVTPDQIEVAVHPQSIVHSMVQFQDGAIKAQLGLPNMKLPIQYAFAYPHRLPSSDPKPRLEHYMSLTFERPDTDRFPLLGYAYEAMRQGGNMPCIMNAANEIVVEAFLHDRIAFTDMPRLIARAMDEVAFVATPTYDDYVATDAEARRRTREWI
- a CDS encoding OmpA family protein — translated: MKTKKHVWGVGAMVAALLFWTGTSATAQTLVVEEEIVEVQPLPGTQYYSAKGPRSNWFMSVGAGTQTYVKSLHRGKQQFTLALDVAAGKWITPYLALRLDFMGGSVKKMWPRVGEPQGARYVALYGDLMWDLTNALGGYDPMRIVSFRPFAGVGAMYTFKNDMAGRDTYLFPVSAGININFRLCHYADFFIEGRANMMGNNFSEQFWASRRIETIVSAVAGITVKFGKERFNSYNPYAEQALVSAMNQRINDLREELEDCESRPLPPPEKVVVYKTAPAPVDTTPKCQGKLMSVVRFSINSAEIAPVEMVNIYNVAQYMKANKSCTLVVTGYADEKTGTPAYNKQLSQKRAQAVMDTLIKQYNIPAGRIEMVAGGSTSQPYPQDNSWNRIVLFSTK